CTGCTCTGCGATGAACCTACAGGAAACCTCGATCTGAAAACCGGCGCCGAAATACTGGAGATCATGCGGAAAATTAACAAAGAAAAAGAGGTGACCGTTATCTGTGCGACGCACGATTTGCGGTTGCTTGATGTGTGTGACCGGATGATGTGGATCCGTGACGGCAAAATCGAACGGGTCGAACGACGTGAGAATATTAATATACGGTTGGGAAAAATCGGAGGTAGAAAATGATCTGCCGAAGGGCGTTACTGCTGATGGGTTTGCTGGGCATGGTGCTTCATGGGCAGGACTCCACTTTTCGTGTAACAACACCCTCATCGAAATTTTATGCTGATATTACGACTCTTGCATCAGGACCCCATCGGCTCTCGGGCACTCCTGAAGCTCATGTTGCCGGACGGTATATCGAACGTCGTCTGCGAAAAGCGGGGATTGAAAAAATCCTGAAGGTGTCTATTCCTCTGGTACAGATTGAAATAGACAGGTGCGAAATATCGGTTGGGGATACAACGGTTGCATTACTCCCTGTGGCGCCGAATCTCCATGTTCTTCCTGCAACCCCCGCCGAGGGCCTCCGGGGGCCAATGGTGTATATGGGCGATGGTTCGTCCGACAGTGTCTGGAACCGTAAACTTGACAACTCGATTGCTGTTTTTGAATATAAAAGCCGAGATCGGTGGGTCGAAGCATTTTCCATGGGCGCAAAAGCCGTTATTTTTCTGGGGGATACGAGCGCTTCTTCGACCGTATCGAAACGAATGGGACTTCCGGCAAACCTCATCCGTCTCTATGCCGATGAGAATGCTCAGGCGCATGTCGATTTCAGGAAAAATCACGATGAAGTTGTGCTCTATTCCCATCTTTCTTATACCGATTGTCTTGGAGAAAATATCATAGGATTTATACCGGGTACCAATCCTGATTTCGTCGCCGACCGGGGGCAATCTGAACTCATGGTACTTTCGGCAAATTATGATTCCTATGGCCAGATACCGCATAAATCTCCCGCTGCACGAAGTGCCGGGAATGTTGCCGCCCTCCTTCAGGCGGCCGAATATTTTGTTTCCCATCGTCCCAAAAGAGATCTCGCGCTGGTTTTCTGTGACAATCAGGCAAATTTCCATCAGGGGATGCGTGCCGTCTATGATGCGATTACAAAAAAAACGGAGCTGAGGGATAAACTCTCAAGAGATCATACCGAAGAATATGAATACCTCCTTCGATTAAAGAGCATGCTTTCGGACGACAAACCGATCCAGGATGAAAACGGAAAATTGCATCTGGAAGTTAAGGAGATATTCTTTAAAAATGCCGAATTTGTCTATGCGGATTTAAATCAGGCGATTATGAAAATGCGACTTCGGGAAAAGAAGCTCGGTCTTTCTTCACCGGACTCATCATGGGGATATTACGAAAAACTCGAACTGAAACTCAAATGGAGCACTGCGCTGGAGAAACTTAATAAATTTTCTCTTCAGGGAATCGATCCCCAGGTTCGCAGCCAACTCAAATCCCGGTCGTTACAGTTTGTTACCGGCCGTATTGAAGAACTGGATGTTATCAGAAAAATAGACCGGCAGGAAAAGGAACTGTATGAGCTTTTGGGCAATCACTGGATTGTTCTTCATACCTGTTATAATTTTTCCGATCGTAGCCGGTTCTGGGGAGCAGTTGTGGGCGATAAATCGGAGTTCCGTTTCTACCCCAAGCGGCTTACCCGCAGCCACTGGGACAACCCGGGCTGGTACCGTCCGGTAATGGCTGCCTTGCAGGACGCCGCCTTTTCCACTGCCGGACTGACCTGGTTTAATACTCGTGCCCTTACTGATCCTCTTTCGACGGGAGATTATGTTCCCGGTGAATACGTATGTGGAAGTATTGTGGCGGGAATTAACGGTTTTTACAATATTTCGTTTATGACTCATCATGATGGTCGTTTGCGTGAAGGACATCCATCGGATAATTTGAGACATCTTAACTGGCGGTGGATGGAACAACAGGCTGAAGAAGCGCACCGATTACTGTTTACTCTTGCAAACAGCGAAGACATGTCGCTTCCCCAGGCATTTCAGAGCTTTTCGATCACTAATGAACCGAAAAACCAGTTTCCTTTGTGGAGCAAGGGACGACCTTCGGGTTTCTTTGCCGGCCGGATGGTGTCCGGAAGTTTGACCGAAACCCGTCCTGCAGCCGGAGCGATAATTGCCATATGTGCCACCGGCCAGTGGGAACTTCACGGACCCTACGAACATATACCGGGTTTCAATCGGTTTGCTGTCCAGAAAGTAAATGCCAACGGCAATTATAAGGTAACGGGATTTCATTCATCCCTTTTTGATGTTAAAAAGAAAGAGCAGATGCGGGTTGTTCCCGCTCTTTTCGATTCGACCGGGCAGGTGCATGCGATTATTAATGATAAACACTGGCGGGGTAAAATAAATCGGGTTTCTCTTTTTCCGGCTCAGGGATATATCGTACCCCGCCCATTAAACGGTCTTGGACTGAAATCCGGGTCAATTTACAATAATACAAAGATTCTCAAGGCTAGTGCGAATGCCGTATACCGGGAGGATCGTGTGTTTTATGTTTGTTCCGGTCTGTTTACATCATTTTACTGCCATCGTTTCAACGCCGGGAGCCGGGTAAAGTTATTTCAGAAACTTGGAGCCGTTTGCCTGGGAGCATCACCCGAATCTCCCTATGGTGAAGGGGTGTTCTTTGATACATTCATTTCACCACCACCAATCGATCGTCTGACCGCCGAAGATCTCTGGAGATTAAATGAGACCCGTTTGAGCATTCTGCGATCCAGAGGCGTTATCGACGTTGATCTGGAGGTGCTTCACAACCGGGCCAAAAGGGCTATTGAAAATGCCAATGAAGCCCTTACGGTAAAGAAGGAACGCACGCTCATGGCTCAGAGTGCGGCCCTTTCCCGGAAGGTATATGCGCCGGTTAAAGAGATCATGAACGATCTTATCCAAGCGATCGTTGTCCTGTTGCTTCTTGCCATACCCTTTGCTTTTGCTATAGAGCGGCTTATTATCTGCGCCACGGGAATCTATACGCGTATCGCCGGTTTTGTCGGCGCATTTTTGGTTACCTTTCTACTGCTTTATTTCATGCACCCGGGTTTTTCCATTGCTTCAACGCCGCTTATCGTATTCCTGGCCTTTGTAATAATCGTGTTGTCGAGTTTGGTCATTTTTATTATGATGCGAAAATTCAAGACGGAGCTGATGGCATTTCAGCTTCAAAGCACCGCGGCTCACAATACCGAAACTTCCCGGATGGGCACCCTGATGGCGGCAATGAGTATGGGAATGTCGACCATGCGCCGTCGACCAACCCGCACAATGCTGACCTGTATCACGGTCATTATTCTTACTTTCACCGTTTTATGCTTTGCTTCCTTTGGAAAAAGTATCGGTGTGCAATCTGTCTATGAAGGCCCGGTGACCGGTGAAGTTACAGGTGGATTTTTCATGCGTAAACTCGATTATTCAAAACTTTCCCGCAATTTTATCGAACTTCTGAAGGGACGGGAAGGAAAGAATGGATTTATCGCAGGTCACTGGTGGAAAGTAAAGGATAAGGCGCATCCGCGGCCGGTCGATATTGCGCGAGTTGATAACGGAAGTGCAATCACAGTCGATGCGGTTTTGGGGCTTGCTTCACGGGAGTTGGAGTTATGGCCCCAACTCGCCGAGGTGCTTGGTGGCGATTCACTGGAGCTGAAACAGAGGATGCTCAAAAAGGGAGGAGTATTTTTACCATCACTTATCAGCGATGAAATTAATCTTACCCACGGCGATTCGATCTGGTTTGGCGGCCATAAAACGATTTTTGCGGGTTCCTTTGATATCGGGAAATTGCAAAAAACAAAGCATCTTGACGGACGCTCGGTTCTGCCGGTGGATTTCGCCGATGAAAGGTACGATACACTCAAAACCGATGCCGGTACCGGAGAAGCCGATGCCGAATTGGTACAGCGGGATTTTGTCAGATTGAGTGGAAACCAGACTGCTATTGTATCCGACAGTCTGGTTCGTCGGCTTGGCGGAAATCTTCATACAGTTGTTATCTATCCCGATAAGGAAATCGATATTGCAGATGAAGGGTCCCGTCTGGCAGAGATGGCCTATCTTCCGGTGTGGATACGGAGCAGCGAAGGGATTAAGCGGCTGATTTTTGCCGGTCAGACAGGAGTTGAGGGGGCATTTGCACTACTGATTCCGGTTCTTCTGGGAGGCTTTATTATATTCGGCACGCTTCTGGGAAGTATTGCCGACCGGGAAAAGGAGATATACACGTTCAGTGCGCTGGGCCTTTCTCCAGGCCATGTTGGCTTTCTTTTTCTTGCCGAAGCCGGGATTTATGCAATTGTCGGCGGGATGGGTGGCCAACTTCTTGCTCAGGCTATAGCACTGGGAGCTTCGTTTCTGGCCGATCTGGAATTAATTCACCAGCCATCAATAAATTTTTCATCTTCCAATTCGATTTTCGCCATTGTTGTGGTAATGATAACCGTGCTGGCATCGGCGATTTATCCTGCCTGGCAGGCATCAAAAAGCGCAAATCCCGGTATTAACCGCGGATGGAAAATGCCGGCTCCGGAGGAAAGAGTATTACGAATGAAATTCCCCTTTACCGTGTCGCGGTATGATCTGACCGGAGTGGTATCCTTTCTTGCCGAACATTTCAGGGAGCATGAAGATGCGGGGATCGGTGTATTTGCCGCATCTGATGTAACCATTTCCAGAGAAAAAAATACCGGTAATCTGGTCTTGTCGGCACACTGCGCTCTGGCTCCTTTTGACCTTGGAATCAGCCAGGATTTTACGCTCACGGCAAGCCCGTCGGAAATAGAAGGTATCGATGAAATAACCATAACGGCCGAGCACCGGAGCGGCACAATCGCCGACTGGGTCCGGTCGAATAAAATCTTTATACGTGAACTGCGAAAACAGTTTTTATTGTGGAGAACACTATCTTCAGTAAGGATCGAACAATACCGCATGAAAACATTGCAATTGCTTGGTCCCGACGAAGATGATGAACAGGCATTGATAAATGGCGGAGATGAAGAAAAATAACGATAACGGCATGCCTCATTTAATGGAGGTGCCGTCTCATTTTGAAGAGGGATTCAACTGGCTCTCGTTTATCGGCGCAGCTTTTGTTGCTCTGGTAATGGTTCCCGGTTCAATATATCTGCACCTTCTCGCCGGTGTTTCTATCGGTCCGGCATCACAATGGGTAACCATTATCATGTTTATCGAGGTGGCCCGACGGGCAAACAAAAGCCTGAAAAATGCCGAGATTTATATTCTCTTTTTCCTTGCCGGCCAGGCGGCATTTCTTCCCTTTGAAGGCATTCTCTGGAATCAATTTCTCAAACAATCGAATGCAGCGCTTTCTCTGGGCATTACCGATGATATCCCTTCGTGGTTTGCACCCAAAAGTCGGGAGGTGCTTGATAAAAGGAGTTTGTTTCAGGCCGAATGGATTCCGGCCATATTGCTTGTGACATTTCATGTTTTCATGTCCCGTATCAATAATGCGGTAATCGGTTACGGTCTGTTCCGCCTTGCAAGCGATGTCGAAAAATTGCCCTTTCCCATGGCAAACGTAGGCGCCCAGGGAATTTTGGCGCTCAGTGAAGAACAGGAGGAGGAGAAACAGGTGTCCTCGGGCGGAGAAGATGAGGACAAACCGAAGATGTCCTGGCGGTGGAGAGTCTTTTCTATCGGCGGTGCATTGGGGCTGGTTTTTGGCGCCCTCTATCTCGGTCTTCCCACAATTTCGGGCGCAATTCTCGACCGTCCGCTGGTGATTTTTCCTATCCCCTTTATCGATTATACACAGGAAACCGGTTCGTTTCTTCCTGCTGTCGCTACCGGAATATCCCTTGACATGACTAATCTGATTCTCGGTATGGTTCTGCCGTTCTGGGCCATGGTCGGAAGCGCTGCCGGTTTTTTGGTAACCTGGATAATCAATCCCTTTGTGCTCTATCCCATGGGAGTCCTGACACAGTGGAATCAGGGTGATGATACGATAATGACTCTCATGAAAAACAATGTCGATTTCTATTTTAGTTTTACTATAGGGACAACGATTGCCGTGTTTATTGTCGGCATATTGGCAACCGTAAAGAAGGTTCTTGAGGCCAGAAAGAAAGCCTCGACGACCGGAAAAGACAAACCGGTTTTCGAATCGATGGCTCCCGAAGGGCGGGGTGATATCCGCTTCCCCTATATCATTGTGGTGTATATCATGACCACGCTGGCCTATATTCTTCTTTCGGGTTGGCTGATTGAATGGCACAGGGGAGTCATGGCCGTACTCTTTTTCTTTGGTTTTGTTTATACGCCTCTTATTTCCTATGTGACCGCACGGCTGGAGGGAATTACCGGCGAGGTTGTTACCCCGCCGCTTATTCGTGAAGCGGCATTTATCCTTTCTGGATTCAAGGGAATCACTGTCTGGTTTTTACCGATTCCCGTTGATAATTTCGGAGTGGCCACCGTAGGCTACCGGCAGGCCGAACTGACCGGTACGAAATTTGTCAGCAAATGGAAAGCGCTTCTGGTCTTTACTCCCCTGATACTGATCACCAGCCTGTTTTTTGCCAATTTTATCTGGAGTCTTGGTCCGATACCTTCACCGCAGTTTCCCTATGCCGACAGGATGTGGGAGCTTCAGGCCGAAATGAAAAGCCTCATGTTTTCTTCAACCCTTGAAGGGTTTACCTTATTTGAACGGGCATTTGAGCCGTTGAATATCGCTATAGGGTTTATCTTCGGTGCAATCGGCTTTGGAGCCGTTACTGTGCTGGGATTGCCGGTATTTATCATGTATGGAATGGTTCGGGGTATTTCAAATCAGACACTTCCCCATGTCATTATTCCACAGTTTATCGGCGCGCTTATCGGGCGGTTTTATTTCAAGAAAAAGCTTGGCCTCAGATGGGGACAGTACATACCGGTAATCATGGCCGGATTCAGTTGCGGCATGGGGCTTTTAACAACGCTCTGTATTGGCGTAACTTTTTTAATAAAGAGTGTTATTAAGCTGCCCTTTTAAAGGAATTGATTTATGAGTGATGATCGACATATCTATTCGCGGGGGGAGAAGCTGATCGGGGTCGAGGATGTTTCGAAGCTTTTCAGGTTACGGGGAGAAGAGGTCCATGCACTCAGGGATATTTCCGTTGATATTTGCAGTGGGGAATATCTCTCGATCATGGGACCGTCGGGTTCGGGAAAGACAACGCTTTTTAATATGATCGGCGCGCTTGATAAGCCCAGCCGGGGGCGGGTGGTTATCGGAATGCTCGATCTGACAAAGTTGACAAGTAGGCAGCTTGCCTATGTGCGATGTAATTATATCGGTTATATTTTCCAGTCCTATAATCTGATACCGTCACTGACTGCATTGAAAAACGTAGCCCTGGCCAATACCTATACCGGGGCAAGCGATCAGGAAGCCGATGAAGCTGCGAAAAACGCTCTGGAGAAAGTCGGTTTGGGACACCGGCTCCACCACCGTCCCGATGAAGTCTCCGGGGGGCAGCAGCAGCGGATCGCCATCGCCCGCGCACTGGTCAATGAACCCTCGATTATTCTCGCGGATGAGCCCACGGCAAACCTCGATTTCAAAACCGGCGCTGATATTATTAAGATCCTCAAAGGCCTTTCGGTGGACCAGGGCGTGACCATAATTACCGCAACCCACGACCATAAAATGCTGGCCAATTCCGACCGGGTTGTATGGATCAGAGATGGCGCTATCGATCATATCGACAATCGTGACGAT
The genomic region above belongs to Chitinivibrionales bacterium and contains:
- a CDS encoding FtsX-like permease family protein, giving the protein MICRRALLLMGLLGMVLHGQDSTFRVTTPSSKFYADITTLASGPHRLSGTPEAHVAGRYIERRLRKAGIEKILKVSIPLVQIEIDRCEISVGDTTVALLPVAPNLHVLPATPAEGLRGPMVYMGDGSSDSVWNRKLDNSIAVFEYKSRDRWVEAFSMGAKAVIFLGDTSASSTVSKRMGLPANLIRLYADENAQAHVDFRKNHDEVVLYSHLSYTDCLGENIIGFIPGTNPDFVADRGQSELMVLSANYDSYGQIPHKSPAARSAGNVAALLQAAEYFVSHRPKRDLALVFCDNQANFHQGMRAVYDAITKKTELRDKLSRDHTEEYEYLLRLKSMLSDDKPIQDENGKLHLEVKEIFFKNAEFVYADLNQAIMKMRLREKKLGLSSPDSSWGYYEKLELKLKWSTALEKLNKFSLQGIDPQVRSQLKSRSLQFVTGRIEELDVIRKIDRQEKELYELLGNHWIVLHTCYNFSDRSRFWGAVVGDKSEFRFYPKRLTRSHWDNPGWYRPVMAALQDAAFSTAGLTWFNTRALTDPLSTGDYVPGEYVCGSIVAGINGFYNISFMTHHDGRLREGHPSDNLRHLNWRWMEQQAEEAHRLLFTLANSEDMSLPQAFQSFSITNEPKNQFPLWSKGRPSGFFAGRMVSGSLTETRPAAGAIIAICATGQWELHGPYEHIPGFNRFAVQKVNANGNYKVTGFHSSLFDVKKKEQMRVVPALFDSTGQVHAIINDKHWRGKINRVSLFPAQGYIVPRPLNGLGLKSGSIYNNTKILKASANAVYREDRVFYVCSGLFTSFYCHRFNAGSRVKLFQKLGAVCLGASPESPYGEGVFFDTFISPPPIDRLTAEDLWRLNETRLSILRSRGVIDVDLEVLHNRAKRAIENANEALTVKKERTLMAQSAALSRKVYAPVKEIMNDLIQAIVVLLLLAIPFAFAIERLIICATGIYTRIAGFVGAFLVTFLLLYFMHPGFSIASTPLIVFLAFVIIVLSSLVIFIMMRKFKTELMAFQLQSTAAHNTETSRMGTLMAAMSMGMSTMRRRPTRTMLTCITVIILTFTVLCFASFGKSIGVQSVYEGPVTGEVTGGFFMRKLDYSKLSRNFIELLKGREGKNGFIAGHWWKVKDKAHPRPVDIARVDNGSAITVDAVLGLASRELELWPQLAEVLGGDSLELKQRMLKKGGVFLPSLISDEINLTHGDSIWFGGHKTIFAGSFDIGKLQKTKHLDGRSVLPVDFADERYDTLKTDAGTGEADAELVQRDFVRLSGNQTAIVSDSLVRRLGGNLHTVVIYPDKEIDIADEGSRLAEMAYLPVWIRSSEGIKRLIFAGQTGVEGAFALLIPVLLGGFIIFGTLLGSIADREKEIYTFSALGLSPGHVGFLFLAEAGIYAIVGGMGGQLLAQAIALGASFLADLELIHQPSINFSSSNSIFAIVVVMITVLASAIYPAWQASKSANPGINRGWKMPAPEERVLRMKFPFTVSRYDLTGVVSFLAEHFREHEDAGIGVFAASDVTISREKNTGNLVLSAHCALAPFDLGISQDFTLTASPSEIEGIDEITITAEHRSGTIADWVRSNKIFIRELRKQFLLWRTLSSVRIEQYRMKTLQLLGPDEDDEQALINGGDEEK
- a CDS encoding peptide transporter; this translates as MAEMKKNNDNGMPHLMEVPSHFEEGFNWLSFIGAAFVALVMVPGSIYLHLLAGVSIGPASQWVTIIMFIEVARRANKSLKNAEIYILFFLAGQAAFLPFEGILWNQFLKQSNAALSLGITDDIPSWFAPKSREVLDKRSLFQAEWIPAILLVTFHVFMSRINNAVIGYGLFRLASDVEKLPFPMANVGAQGILALSEEQEEEKQVSSGGEDEDKPKMSWRWRVFSIGGALGLVFGALYLGLPTISGAILDRPLVIFPIPFIDYTQETGSFLPAVATGISLDMTNLILGMVLPFWAMVGSAAGFLVTWIINPFVLYPMGVLTQWNQGDDTIMTLMKNNVDFYFSFTIGTTIAVFIVGILATVKKVLEARKKASTTGKDKPVFESMAPEGRGDIRFPYIIVVYIMTTLAYILLSGWLIEWHRGVMAVLFFFGFVYTPLISYVTARLEGITGEVVTPPLIREAAFILSGFKGITVWFLPIPVDNFGVATVGYRQAELTGTKFVSKWKALLVFTPLILITSLFFANFIWSLGPIPSPQFPYADRMWELQAEMKSLMFSSTLEGFTLFERAFEPLNIAIGFIFGAIGFGAVTVLGLPVFIMYGMVRGISNQTLPHVIIPQFIGALIGRFYFKKKLGLRWGQYIPVIMAGFSCGMGLLTTLCIGVTFLIKSVIKLPF
- a CDS encoding ATP-binding cassette domain-containing protein, which produces MSDDRHIYSRGEKLIGVEDVSKLFRLRGEEVHALRDISVDICSGEYLSIMGPSGSGKTTLFNMIGALDKPSRGRVVIGMLDLTKLTSRQLAYVRCNYIGYIFQSYNLIPSLTALKNVALANTYTGASDQEADEAAKNALEKVGLGHRLHHRPDEVSGGQQQRIAIARALVNEPSIILADEPTANLDFKTGADIIKILKGLSVDQGVTIITATHDHKMLANSDRVVWIRDGAIDHIDNRDDLHIDEGAVSSIGGGDDLDELLK